The following nucleotide sequence is from Synechococcus sp. CBW1004.
CGTTCAGCCTCCCCCACTGGCCAGTCCGATCGCCCGTGACAGCGTCAGCGCGACCAGATCGAGCATGACGACGCCATGCACCAGAAACAGAGTCTTCATCAGTCGTGTGGCGGCGGTGGCGCCACTGGGCTCGAACGAGAGCAAAGTGATGCCGGCCATGTAGAAGTAATCGAAGCGATCGACCGTGCTTTCCGCATCCTGGAAGCGGATGTGCGTGCGGCCGCAGCGCCGCGCGCCGCTGTCGAGGCGCCAGTAGAGCCAGCCGAAGGCGATCGTGATCACCGGCAGGAACAGCACCAGCTGGGTGAGCAGCAGGCCACCGGCGCCCATCGGGGCCAGCAGCAGCAGGTTCAGGATCAGGAACTGGGCGGTGCAGCGCAGCAGCAACAGCCCGCCGAACAGGTCTTCGAACCAGCGCGTGGGCTGGCCGCGGATCTGTCGCACCAGCACCAGCGCGAGCGCTGCCACCACCGCCAGGCGCACGGGGAGATGGTGGATGGTGAGCGATTCGAAGAGGCGATGCAGGATTGCGGCCGTCTGGCGAATCGTGGGATCGCTGATCTGGGCGAGGCCGTCATCGAGGTTGCTGAGGAACAGCCCCGCCGACAGATGGCCGGCTGCCAGAAGCAGCAAGGTGGCGCAGCGGGAGAAGCCGCGGCGCATGCGGTCCATTGCCGTTGCCGCGTTGTTCATGGCCAGCGCCGCTGACGGCAGACCGACACGGTGCCGTCGAAGCCGGCGATCGGGGCATGGCATTTGCGCAGCTCCAGCCGGATCGGGATGGGGCCGTATAGCCCTTCCAGGGTAGTCAGAACGCGATCGCTGAAGTGCTCCAGCGTCTGGCAGACGAGCGTTCGGCTCAGCTGGCGCAGGGCCTCGATCGCCGTCACGTAGTCGTAGCTGGTGCTGAGATCATCCCCGGCGGCGGCCTGGCTCAGATCGCCCCCCAGCCAGAACTCGAGCTCGAACCACTGGCCCAGGAGCCGTTCATGGTCCAGCACCCCCACATGGGCCCAGAGGCGCAGGCCCTGCACGTGGATGGCATCGCAGGGGGCGGCGGCGCTGCCCATGGCCGTCACAGCGGCAGCGCCCGGTGCGTGAACCGTCGCTCACCGCTGGCGTAGTCGGCGGCGATGTGGCCCTCGCCGCGCAGGCGGTAGCGGTAGGTGACGAGGCCCTCGAGGCCCACCGGGCCCCGTGGCGGCAGGGTCTGGGTGCTGATGCCCACCTCGGCGCCGAAGCCGTAGCGGAAGCCGTCGGCGAAGCGGGTGCTGCAGTTGAGATACACGCCGGCGCTGTCCACCGCCGCCAGGAAACGCTCCGCTGCCTGCTCGTCGGTGGTGCAGATCGCGTCGGTGTGGCGAGAGCCGTAGCGGCCGATGTGGGCGAGCGCCGCCTCCAGGTCGTCGACCACCTTCACACTCAGGATCAGATCGGAGTATTCGGTGCTCCAGTCCTCCTCCGCGGCCGGGTGGGGAACGCCCAGGGCGCAGGCCTCGGCGTCGCCGCGCAGCTCCACTCCTGCGGCCGCGAAGGCGGCAATCGCCTCGCGAAGAAAGGCCGGTGCGATGCTGCGGTGCAGCAGCAGCGTCTCAATCGCGTTGCAGGCGGCCGGGTACTGGGTCTTGCTGTCGATCGCGATGCGCAGCGCCTGCGGCAGGTCGGCGGCCGCATCCACATACAAGTGGCAGATGCCGTCGGCGTGGCCGAGCACCGGGATGCGGGTGTTGTCCTGGATGAAGCGCACCAGGGCGTTGGAGCCGCGCGGAATGATCAGATCCACCAGCCCGTCGAGCTTGAGCAGCGCCAGGCTCTCCTGACGGCTGGTGAGCAGCTCCAGGCAGCTGGGATCCACGGCCGTGCCCTCCAGGCCCCGCTTCAGAGCGTTCAGGATCGCGGCGCAGCTGCGGCTGGCCTCGCGGCCCCCCTTGAGCAGCGCGCCATTGCCGGAGCGGATCGCCAGCGAGGCGATCTGCATCACCGCATCGGGCCGCGCTTCGAAGATCACCCCCAGCACCCCGAGGGGCACGCTCATCCGCTCCAGCACCAGGCCGCTGTCGAGCTCGGTGTGCAGCTGGCGGCGTCCCAGCGGATCCGGAAGAGCCGCCACCTGGCGGACGCCTTCGATCGCTCCGCTGAGCTTGGCGGCATCCAGCTTCAGGCGGGCCACCAGCGCCGGCGCCAGCCCCTCGTCGGCCGCTGCCTGCAGATCCGCGGCATTGGCGGCAAGGATCGCCTCGGCGTCGGCCGCCAGCGCCTCGGCCATCGCCTCCAGGGCGTGGCGGCGCTCGGCGTCACTGCGCTGCCCCAGGTCCATTGCCGCACGCCGCACGGCGGCGGCCCGCTGCAGCAGCTCCGGGGACGGATCGGGCACCGCGGCCACCGGGCTCTCCCCGCTGGCGTCTCCGCTCCGGGCGATGGAGGGGCTGATGGTCGGGCTGGCGGCGGAGGACATGGAGGGTGACGGGGGAGCCTGCTGGCCGAGGCGGAACGGGTGGCGCCGCAGCTGCGGCCGGCTGGGACGAGAGCCCCGGATCGGTCGGGCCGGGGTCGGGGATGGCCCGGGCAGGCCGGAGCCGGTTCATCGCTCCATCATCCCAAGCGCTGCAGCGCCAGGCGGGCGGCCCCCAGCCGACCGGCGCCGTTGCCAAGGGCGCAGGGCCGGATCTCCACTCCCTCGCGCGACACCGCCAGCACCCGCTCCTCCAGCTCGCGGCGCAGGGCCGGCAGGAAATGGTCGAAGGCGGCGCTGAGTCCGCCGCCGATCAGCACCCGCCGTGGCGTCAGCACGTAGATCAGCGAACTCAGGCCGATGCCCAGCAGCTGGCCGTAGCGATCCCACACCGCCTGGGCCTCCGGATCCCCGGCGGCCGCCAGCCGGCTCAGCTCGGGAGGCTCCAGGGGCGAGAGGCGCGCCAGACCGCTGATGCTGCAGTGCTGCTCCAGCGAGCCGCGGTTGCCGCTGCGGCAGGCAGGGCCATCGGGATCGAGGCCGATCAGGCCCAGTTCGCCGGCGGCGCCGCCATGGCCCGTGAACAGCTCCCCGCCCAGGAGGATCGCGCCGCCCACACCGGTGCCGAGGGTGAGCAGGATCGTGTCCTCGCAGCCGCGGGCCGCCCCCCGCCAGGCCTCACCCACCAGGGCGCAGTTGGCGTCGTTCGCCAGGGTGACGCGGCGCTCCAGCCGCGGCTCCAGCCAGTCGGCCAGGGGCACATCCACCCAGCCCGGCAGGTTGATCGAGATGCGGGCGATGCGGGCGGCGGCATCGGTGGGACCCGGCAGGCCGATGCCCACCAGACCGGCGCGCTGATCGGGATCAAGGGCATCAATGGCCTCTGCGATCACCACGCTCACCGCTCCCGGCATGGCCGGCTTCGGCGTCGGCACCTCCGCCTCGGCCAGCAGGGTGCCCAGGCGGTCGAAACGGCCGAGCTTGATGGCGGTGCCGCCCAGATCCACACCGATCAGCTCCGTGGCCCCCTCCGCTTCGGCGACTGCCGCCTGATCCGTGGCGGACGCCTGCACCACAGGTGAGGCAGAGGGCTCGAGCGGGCTGCTCATCGGGCGGCGGCGGGGATCCCAGCGGCAGCATGCCTGCCCGCCCGCCGCCGGGCCTCGGGTCGCTCAGAAGCGCAGGAAGAACTGCAGCACCGATTGCCAGGCGCCCTGGGTGTCGACCGAGACGCCGATGTTCCAGGTGTTCGAGGCCTTGTAGTTGAGGTTGATCTGGGCCGGCACATCGGAGCGGTTGGGAGCCGCCAGCACCGAGGCGTTGAGCCTCTCGGTGATGTCCAGCCCCACCTCCCCGGCCAGCACCAGCTGCGGCGGCACCCGGCCGGAGAAGCGCTCCTGGCCGCTGGCCACCGCCTGGTTCACATACGTCGGGTAGAGCGCCAGACTCACCCGCTGGCCCAGGGCATCGCTGAGCGAGGCCAGCAGCGGCGACAGCAGCGACTGACCCAGCGCCGTGGCCAGCGCCGTGCCCGCCTGTCCCCCCTGCAGGCCGGCCAGGGAATTGCCGCCGATCAGCGCCACGAGCCGCTCCTGGGGCAGGGGCGGCGAGCTGCGCAGGCGCAGGTTGTCGGCGATCCGGTCCGCCGGCCCGCTGACGCTCACCGTGACCAGGATCAGGTTGAGCTGACTGAAGGAGGAGAACCCGCCCCGGCTGTCGCGCTCCCCCGGTCCCGGCAGGACCTGCAGACCCGATTCCCCCAGGCCGCTCGGGGCGAGCGTGGTGAGGTTGTTGGCGATGCGGGTGCGCAGGGCGATGTCCAGATAGGGCACCAGCCCCAGGGATGGCGTGAACACCGCCACGTTCGGGGCGTCGGGATCGAGGCTGAAGGTGGTGGTGAACAGGTTCAGCCTCCCCTTGAGCAGGCGCACCACGCCGGAGGCCCGCAGCGAGGGGTCGAGCCGGCCGCTGATGCGCAGTGCCCCACCGGTGGTGAAGTTGGCGATGTTGGGGATCACCATGCGCAGCTCGGGCCCGAAGGCCAGGCGCAGGTTCTCGAAGCGCAGCCAGGGCAGGTTGGGGATCGCCTCCTGCAGCGAGAGGTTGGTTGTCGACTCGACATCCGGCCCGAGCAGCAGCAGGGGCTGGCGGAAATCCCACTGGCGCTGCAGCAGCTCGTTCATCGAGGTGGGCTGCACCGAGCCACCGCCGCCGCCACCACCGCCACTGCCGGCCCGGCCGCGGTCGGTGGAGCTGCCGCTGGCCGGGGGGGGCGCGGGTTGGGTCGGTGGGGCCTGGGGGGCGGATGCTGGAGCCGCGGAGGTTTCGGCGGATGGTGTCGGGGCGGCTGCCGCCGCGGCGAGGCGGCGTGAACGGCTGCCGGCCTGCTTGGCGGGGGCCATCGCGAGGGCCGCGCTGCCGGCGCCGGGCCCAGGGTTGGCCGCGCTGACGCGGGATGGGCTGGTGCCGGCACGCGGCTGGCCAGGCGCGTCCGGCCCGGCTGGGGTTGCGGGAGCTGCGGGCGTCGCCTGGCCCGCCCGCGTCTCCACCCGCGCGAGCTGGCCGGGCTGGGCGTTGATCACCCCGTGGCTGATGGCCACCCGGCCCCCCAGAACCGGTTCCGCCAGGCTGCCGCCCAGCTCCAGGCGGCCGTTGGCCACGGCCTTGATCCGCTCCAGGCTGAACGGCACCTCCTTGAGCTGCAGCGCCAGGGAGGGGGCGTCCGCCAGGGGGCGGACCAGCCCGAGGCGTCCCTCGCCGCTGAGCTGGCCATGGCGGCCCACCCGCGCCCGCAGCTCCTGCACCAGCAGCTGCTGGAAGTCGAACAGCACGGTGGCTTCCACCCCCTGCAGGGTCTGGCCGATGAAGTCGTATTCCCCCTCGCGGAAGCGCAGGAAGCCGTTGGCGATCGGGTCCAGCAGGCTGCCGCGCACCAGAAGCCGCAGGTCGACGCTGCCCTTGCGCCAGGTGATCGCCCGTCCCACCAGGTCGGTGAGGAAGCGCAGGCCATCGCCGCGGCTGGCGAGGCGCAGCTCCAGCGCGTCGCTGCTGGCCTCCAGGGGCAGCAGGCCGGAGAGATCCACGGTGCTGGAGGCGCCCTCGGCCTGCAGGGCCAGATCCATCTGCAGGCCCTTGTCCTCCAGCTCCAGCAGGCCGCGCTCCAGCCGCAGCCCCCGGCCGGCCAGGGCGGCCTGATCCAGGGACAGTTCGAGTGCCAGCTCCGGCCGTCGCCGGCCCAGGCGGTAGCGCCCGGTCACCGACAGGTAGCCGCGCAGGCTGTCGGGCACCGGCGTCAGCAGCGACAGCAGCGACAGGGTGAGGCCGGAGATCGAGAAGCTGCCGCCGCCGGCGGACAGCGGTCCCTCCAGCCGCACGGTGAAGGGATCGCGCGCCAGGGAGAGATCCCGGTCCTCCTGGCTCAGCCACAGGTGGCCGCGGCCGTCCAGATCGGCGCGGGCCCGGCGCAGATCCGGTCCCTGCAGCACCAGATCGGCATCCACCCGCATCTGCAGCCGTGCCAGCCGCTCGGCCCGGCTGGCGCGCTGCTGCTGCTCCTCCCAGGCCTGCAGGCGCTCCCGCGCCGCGTCGAGCGCCGCGATCTGATCCTGCAGGGTCATGCCAAGGGTGGCGATCGCCTGCTCGCCCAGATCGCCGGCCCGGCCGCGCGAGGGCACGGGGAGGCCCCGCCAGCGATCCCAGGCGCGGGCCATCTCCTGGAAGAGCAGCGACGACAGGCCGCGTGCCTGGAAGCGGGCATGGAAGGGCCCCCGCCACTGGCCGCTGAGCTCGGCGTCGATCGTGCCGCCCGAGAGCGGCTGCACCGTGCCGCGCAGGGCGTACTGCCGGGTGCTGTAGCGCAGGTCGGCGGTGAGCGAGCGGCCCCCCAGGCCGAAGAAGCCGGGTTTCTGCAGCTCCACCCGGCCGTTGAAGGCCAGCGGCTGCAGCCCCAGCTGGCCGCGGCCCGTCAGCAGGCCAGCCAGGGGCTGGGGCGGACGGGCTCCCGTCAGCAGCAGCTCCAGGCCGTGCAGGGGGAGTCCGCTGGCCTGCCAGTGGTAAAGACGCGGCGCGCCATTCAGCGTCAGCGTGCCGCCGTTCCGTTCCAGCTCCACCTGCGTCGGAAGCCAGCGCCGGTCCAGGCGGGCGCTGATCTTCCCGTCCAGACCAGGGTTCAGGGCCTCCAGAAGCAGCAGACCGCCGCCGCCGCCGGTCCCCTGCAGACGGCCGCTCCAGGATTCCTGCAGTCCCAGTGGGCCGGCGGCCGGGTTGCGCACCGCCAGGGACAGATCCGGCACCAGGGCCGAGAGAGGACCGCGCAGGGACCCCCGGGCGTCGAGGCGCCCCTGCAGACGGGTGCCGAGCAGCGGGCCGAGGCTGGCGAGCGGGAAATCGCGCAGATCGACCCAGGCCTCCAGCGCACCGGCCTCCAGGCCGCGACCCTGGTGCGAGCGCAGCGGCAGGGTCGCGCGGGCGCTCAGATGGGCGGCCTCGAGGCGCTGCAGCACCAGCTGGCCGCGGCTCCACTGCAGCGAGGCCTCCAGGGGGCCGACCAGTGGCTGGGCGTGCAGGCGGGTGGCGATCTGCAGCTCCGGCGAGCCCAGGGGGCCGGACAGGCTGAAGCGGCCGGCGATCGGCTGACGGCCCAACCAGTCCGGCAGCCGCTGAAGGGCGGGGAGATCGGCGGGATCCAGCCGCCACCAGCCGGCGAGATCCACTGCGCGGCCGAGGGTTCCCTGGGCCTGCAGCCGCGACGCGCCGGTCTCCAGATCCACCCGGGTGCCGCGCAGCGCTCCCTCCTGCCAGCGGCCCCGCAGCAGCGCCCGCAGATCTCCCACGGGCCGGCCGGCGGAGGCGGGCGGTCGGGCCCTCAGGCGGACCGCCAGGGAGCGGTCCCCGTTCAGCACCGCCGAAACCTGGCCGCCCCAGCGGCCGTAGCGCCAGGGGCTGCTGGCGACGGTGAGCCGGCTGTCGGCGCAGCTCACGGGCAGCCGCTCGCCCTCGATCGGCCCTGTCAGGCCGCTCTGGCGCCAGCGCACACCGCGCACCTGCAACGTGCCGTTGCAACGGAAGCGCCCCTGATCCAGGCCGAGCCGCAGACGCCCGTCGGTACGACCCTCCAGCTTCACGCTGCGCGGCAGCCAGCGCAGCAGGGGTTCCAGCGACAGCTGCTCGGCGACCACGTCGATCCCCCACAGCCGCTGCTTCCAGCTGCCGCCGCCCGTCAGAAGCGCCGAGCCCGCCGTGCCGGGCAGCCAGGTGCGCACCCGGCCGTCGAGACGGCGCTGGCGGGGCAGCACTCCCACCTGGCCCGCCATCTTCAGCCGCAGCGGCGCGGGTTGTGATCCGAGGCCATGGAGGGCCAGATCACCCGGCTTCAGCAGCCGGAAATGCAGTTCAATCGGCGGCGGTTCGCCGCCGGGGGGGAGCTGCCCGAGCACCCACACCTGGCCCTCGCGGTTCGGCCGCAGATCGGCGCGGGCTCCCGTGAGGCTGAAGTCGAGCACCAGCTGACGCCGCTGCCAGCTGGCGAGCGGATTCACCAGCAACCGCAGCGAGCGCACCGCTGCCGTCGAGCCGTCCTGGGGACCGGGCAGAAAGCTGCTGGCCCCCACTCGCAGGCCGTCGGGGCCGATGCCCTGGTAGGGGCCCAGTCGCAGCGGCCGGCCCATGATGCGGCCCACCTGACGCTCCAGGCGCGGGCGCCAGCTCTCGTAGATCCGCTCGAGCAGACGGTCCGAGCCGATGACGAGAGCGGTGAGGCCGGCGAGGCCGGCGCCGGCCAGCGCGGCACGACGCCAGGGCGGAGAGAGGCTGACCGATAGGCGATTTCCGGGCAGCCCTTTCATCTGCCCGGTCGGCTCCTCCTTGCTCGGCCGCAATATAAGGAGCGTCACAAGCCCCCCCGAGCCCGATGTCAGCCGACCCGTTCCTGTTCCTGGCCGGTCAGTGGCTGGGCGCCGCCAGCGGTCTGCTGGCGCTGCTGACGGCGGCGGGGTTCGCTCTGCGCTGGGGCATCCGCTTCCGTCTGGTGGGCGTGACCAGCTTCACGGCTCTGCTGGCGGTCTCCTGTCTGGCCTTCGCGATCAGCTACACCCCCCGCGTCTCGATCAGCGGCGCCGTGGTCGCTCCGGTGGTGTACGACGGCGGTGCCGATCTGGTGATCGCCGCGGCGCCCGCCGCCCTGGCGCCGGAGGCGTACGGGCCCACGGCCCTGCAGGTCGCCAGCAACCTGCGCGGAGGTGGCCGCACCAGTCCCGACGGCCTTGTCCGGGTGCGCCTTCGGCGCATCGAGCCCGCCGGTGAGGGGGCCGGCCGCCCGGTGGTGCTCGCCGAAGCGGTGCGCGATCTGAGCACGGGTGAGGTGCGCCTGAGCCGATGAGCGAACAGCCGTTCCGCCCGGCCACCCACTTCCGTCTGGAGCAGCGGCAGCTCGAGCGGTGTGGGCTGGCGTCCTGGGCGGCGCTGGCGGCGCTGGCCGATCCGGATCTGCGTCGGCTGGCGGCGGATGGCCAGGCCAGCGAACAGCGGCTGCGGCGGCTGCGAGGGCAGGCGCGGCTGATCGAGGAGGTGGGGCTGACTCCGGCCCAGGCCTCCCTGCTGCTCTATGCCGGCATCCCCGATCGCGCCGCGCTGGCCGAGGCGCGGCCCGAAACCCTGCTGCGCCAGCTGGGGCGCTTCCAGCGGCAGCTGCTCGGCCGCGATGCCCCGGCCCTGGATCTGCCCCTGGTGCTCGGCTGGATCCGCAGGGCCCGAGGCGGTCCCGGTCGCTCCCCGAACTGACCCTGCTCCCGCCTAGCGTGCTGTGGCGCCTTCCTGAAATGGAGGCACCTTCGGAGGGGCTGCGATGCCACGCCGTCTTCTTCTGAGTCGTCCCTCTTCCTCAGGGCCGCCCCGGTCCACCGCCGCCGTCACCGTGCCTCTGCTGCGCCTGGCTTCAGCCGCCGGTCTGGCTCTGCTGGTCGCGTTCGCTCCGGCAGCGGGTGTGCAGGCCGCTTCGCCACTCCTGGAGACGGTCAAGCAGAACCCGGCGCTGGCCCGGCAGATGTGCGCCCGCTTCAAGCAGCTCAACGCTGAGGGCCAATCGGCCACGTCGCCCCAGTCGATCGCCGCCGTCGCTGCCGCTCAGGGCCTCAGCCCAATGGATGCGGAGGTGCTGATCACCTATGTGATCGGTCTGAACTGTCCGGACGTGCGCTGAATGGGGCCGGCGCCGCCCCGCCCGCATCGGCGCGATCTGTGGATGGCCTGCCCCGATGGCATCCGCCTGGCCACCCGCGTCTGGTCCCCCCAGGGCGAAGGGCCCTGGCCGCTGCTGCTGATGCGCCAGCCCTATGGCCGCGCCATCGCCTCCACCGTCACCTACGCCCACCCCAGCTGGTATGCGAGCCAGGGTTTTCTGGTGGTGGTGCAGGACGTGCGCGGCCGCGGCGACTCGGAGGGGCAGTTCGGCGGCTTCGCCCAGGAGGCGGCCGACGGAGCGGCGGCGGTGCGCTGGTGCCGCAGCCTCGAGGGCGGCAACGGCCGAGTGGGCTGCTATGGCTTCTCGTATCAGGGACTCAGCCAGCTGCTCAACAGCGGCGCAGCGGCCGGCCCCCGCGGTGGGCTCGACGATCCCCTGCCCGATTGCCTGGCGCCGGCGATGTGCGGCGTCGACGAGCGCCTGCACTGGGCCGGCGAGGGCGGAGCGCACTGGTGGAGCCTGGGCCTGGGCTGGGGTCTGCAGCTGGCGGCTGAGGGCTGCCGCCGCCGCGGTGACCGTGACGGCTGGCGCCGGATCCGTCGCGCCCTCGAGAGCGGCACCTATCTGGAGGAGGGACTCGAGCTCCTCCAGCACCATGATCCCGGCGGCATGGGCCTGGAATGGCTGCAGCTGGATCCGTCGGACCCCGCCGGCTGGCGGGTCCACACCCCCGACGACGCCCTGCTGCGCCGGCCCCTGCTGCTGATCGGTGGCTGGCACGATCCCCACCTCAACGGGGTGCTCGACCTGTTCGGCCGCAGCCTGGCGGCCGGTGGGAGGCCGCGGCTGTGCATCGGCGCCTGGAGCCACCTCGACTGGTGCGGCGGCCTCGACCGGCTGCAGCTGGCCTTCTTCCAGCACCATCTCGGCGGAGGCGACACGCGTCGCGTCGATGCCGGACCGGCTGATCCTCTGCGGACCTCCGTGCCATCCCCGGACTGGTTGGCGACGTCCGATGCGGGGGGCGGCGTGAGGCTGCAGTGCCCCCGCAGCGGCATCTGGAGCGGTGAGGCCGGCGGTGAAGCGCGAGGCGCCGCGGGCTGGCGGCTCGCCAGCGATGGGCTGGCGGCGATCCGCGCTGACGAAGGCCGTCTGATGCCATCCAGGCCCGGCGGCGAGGAGGGGAAGGGAGGCGGCTGGCTCACCCTGGTGCATGACCCCTGGCGGCCGGTGCCGTCCCGCGGCGGCCATCTGGGGCCGTCACCCGGCCTGGTGGAGCGCTCCGATCTGGATGGCCGCGCAGATGTGGCCTGTTTCGAGACGGAACCCCAGGTGTGTCCGCTGCGTCTCTGCGGCAGGCCGCGGCTGCGGCTCGAGGCCGGGGCTGACCAGCCGGGGTTTGACCTGTGGGCCTGTCTTTCGGTTGTGCAGGCCGATCAACGGGTGCTGCAGCTGAGCACCGGGGTGTGCCGGGTGCTGGGGGATCGTGCCCAGGCGCTCCAGCCCAGGGAGCTGGCCCTGCAGCCTCTGACGGTGGAGCTGGCCGCCGGTGAGCGGCTGCGGTTGTCGCTGGCCGGCGCCGCCTGGCCGGCGATCGCGGTGAATCCAGGGGACGGCTCCCCGCCTCGCGGAGGCAGCGGGCCCGATCACCGCATCATCAGCATCGACCTGTCGCTCGAGACAGCGCGTTTCTGGCTCGAACCGCTGCTGCCGCCACAGATTGGGGCAAACTGAGCCGACTTCCACTGCCGGCCATGCCCCGCCCGACGGCCCTGTTTCGCCCGTTCGCTCCGTGCAGCAGGTCTGCCGGCAGTCTCGCGCTCTCTCTGATCACGGCTCTGCTCAGCCTGCAGGCCATCCCGGCCGGCGTCCGCGCCCAGACGGCCGCAGGCCCCGCACCGGCGGTCTCGCCCCAGCCCACCGCGGCCATGGCGGAGCAGGCGGCCCGTCAGGCGGCGGACCGGATCCTCACGGCTGTGCGGAACCGTGATGCCAATGCCTATTTCGCGTTGCTCGCCCCTGACTCCCAGCGCGTCAGCAGCCCGGTGATGGCGGCCCGGGCGCTGCAGCGTCTGCCCCAGCTGCAGAGCTGGAGCATCAGTGAGGTCGTCCCTGGGCTCGATTCCAACAGCGTCAGCGCCCAGCTGCAGACCAGCCGGGGGCCCCGCTCGGTGCTGCTGGTCATTGATGGCGAGGGCCGGCTCGAGGGCTACCACGTCAACGCCAGCGATGCCAAGGCGGAGGATGTGGTGCGAGCCTTCATGCAGGCTCTCAGCAATGGTTATTTCGTCACCGCCAGCAGCTTTCTGAGCGAGCGCGTGCGCGAGGAGATCCCGGCGCCGGTTCTGCAGCGCAAGTGGCTGGCACTGCAGACGCTGACCGGCCAGTTCCGGCGTGTCCGATCGATCTCCAGAGCCGAGAGTAATGACCAGATGAAGCTGGTGATCGTGAGCACGCAGTTCAATCGGCTGACCGATAATCTCTTTGTGATTCTCGACGGAGAGAATCAGATCATCGGCGTCGATTTTCCCGACGCGCCCACCCCGCCTCGCGCCGCCACCCCCTGACTGCGGCGGCGGCCTTGGGGTTCTGATCCTCATCGCCTCGGCGGTCTGACCGGGTGCGTCTCGGGTTGCGCGTCATCGGCAGCATCCGGGGCGGATCTCGGCTCAGCCGGCGTAGGCTCCGCTGCAGCCTTTGCACCCCTGCCTCCATGGCCGCATCCCGTCTCGATTGGATGGTCGACGACGCCCAGAGGCTGGCGGAATGCCGCCACGACCATCCTTTCGCGGTGCTGGGGTCCCAGGTGAGCGAAGCCGGCCAGCCGCTGGTGCGCGTCTGGATGCCCGATGCCGAGCGGGTGGAGCTTCTGGTCGGCGATCAGGTGCTGCCGATGGAGACCCCGAATCACCCCTGGGTGTTCGAGGCGGAGCTCTCCCACGACCCCGGCTGCGGCTATCGCGTGCGGGTGCAGCGCGGTGGCATCGAGCATGAGCAGCACGATCCCTGGGCCTTCCGTCATGAGTGGATGGGGGAGCTCGATCGCCATCTGTTCGCCGAAGGCAACCATCACCACATCTGGCGCCGCATGGGCGCCCATGTGGTGGAGCATGACGGCGTGGCCGGCGTGCAGTTCTGCCTCTGGGCCCCCAATGCCCGCAGCGTGGCGGTGCTCGGTGATTTCAACAGCTGGGATGGGCGACACCATCCGATGCAGAGCCGTCTGGGCGGTTGCTGGGAGTTGTTCATTCCGGGCCTGAAACCGGGAACGATCTACAAGTACGAGGTGCGGGCCCAGAATGGGCACTGCTATCCGAAAAGCGATCCCTACGCCTTCCAGGCGGAGGTGCGCCCCAACCACGCTTCCGTGGTGGCCGAGATGGGGCGCTACAGCTGGGGTGATGGCGAGTGGATGCACCAGCGGGACCAGCGGAACCCGCTCGAGCAGCCGGTTTCCGTGTACGAGATGCATCTGGGCAGCTGGATGCATGCCAGTGCCGATGAGCCCTACATCGAGCCCGATGGCACGGCGCGCCCTCCTGTGCCGGCCGCCGATCTCAAGCCTGGAGCGCGTCTGCTCACCTATCCCGAGCTGGCCGACCGGGTG
It contains:
- a CDS encoding DUF4332 domain-containing protein — its product is MSEQPFRPATHFRLEQRQLERCGLASWAALAALADPDLRRLAADGQASEQRLRRLRGQARLIEEVGLTPAQASLLLYAGIPDRAALAEARPETLLRQLGRFQRQLLGRDAPALDLPLVLGWIRRARGGPGRSPN
- a CDS encoding CocE/NonD family hydrolase produces the protein MACPDGIRLATRVWSPQGEGPWPLLLMRQPYGRAIASTVTYAHPSWYASQGFLVVVQDVRGRGDSEGQFGGFAQEAADGAAAVRWCRSLEGGNGRVGCYGFSYQGLSQLLNSGAAAGPRGGLDDPLPDCLAPAMCGVDERLHWAGEGGAHWWSLGLGWGLQLAAEGCRRRGDRDGWRRIRRALESGTYLEEGLELLQHHDPGGMGLEWLQLDPSDPAGWRVHTPDDALLRRPLLLIGGWHDPHLNGVLDLFGRSLAAGGRPRLCIGAWSHLDWCGGLDRLQLAFFQHHLGGGDTRRVDAGPADPLRTSVPSPDWLATSDAGGGVRLQCPRSGIWSGEAGGEARGAAGWRLASDGLAAIRADEGRLMPSRPGGEEGKGGGWLTLVHDPWRPVPSRGGHLGPSPGLVERSDLDGRADVACFETEPQVCPLRLCGRPRLRLEAGADQPGFDLWACLSVVQADQRVLQLSTGVCRVLGDRAQALQPRELALQPLTVELAAGERLRLSLAGAAWPAIAVNPGDGSPPRGGSGPDHRIISIDLSLETARFWLEPLLPPQIGAN
- a CDS encoding DUF3887 domain-containing protein translates to MPRPTALFRPFAPCSRSAGSLALSLITALLSLQAIPAGVRAQTAAGPAPAVSPQPTAAMAEQAARQAADRILTAVRNRDANAYFALLAPDSQRVSSPVMAARALQRLPQLQSWSISEVVPGLDSNSVSAQLQTSRGPRSVLLVIDGEGRLEGYHVNASDAKAEDVVRAFMQALSNGYFVTASSFLSERVREEIPAPVLQRKWLALQTLTGQFRRVRSISRAESNDQMKLVIVSTQFNRLTDNLFVILDGENQIIGVDFPDAPTPPRAATP